The sequence GGCATCCATCCAAGTAAAACAAGTGAACTCATAAAAACGCAGGTCAAAATTGCCATAGTTTTTGAATTTGTTTTTAATTTTGAAATAATTTGCCCCAACAAAAACAGATTCTGAAACCGGAATTTTTTTGATTTCTTTTTTGCAAGAACCACCATCCATGAAATACAGCAAAAAAAGGCAACAAGACTAAATATAACCATTCCCATTGAAAGCACCGGGGGAACGAAATTATAAATTCCTCCGCTGATCATACCCATTCTCAGCATATCATCAATAAGTCCTTGCATTTGTAACAAGAAAATACCTGTTGCCAATCCGGTGACGGAAAGCAGAGCAGCAACCAGACTTCCCTCTCTTTTCATTTTACAAGTCGTAACAACAAAGATAGCGGCACAAATCAAAAAAATTATCGTGCCGAATGTACAGGCAGCAACCAGCTTCATTGCTCTTTGGCCGAATTGATTCCAAAAGGGAATGATCTTTATAAAACAAAGGAGCAAGATACAGATAGCTAAAGCAGAAGATAATATCACACTTGAAAAAAGCATATCCTTTATGGTAACCGTGCTTTCCGTATTATAGCTGTCATGAAGCATGTCAATTACTTTCTGCTTACGGATTACATGAACGTTTCCAAATCCGATGATAATAAACAATGCGGTAAAAAACGTCAGTGTCCATAAAATCGTGTCCGGAAATATCGAAAAATAAAAATGATAAGATTCTCCAAAGGAAGCCATGATAATAGCGCTTACAATTTGCGATAGTAATGTCCCAAAGAGAATTCCCATAACAACGGCAATCAGTCCCATTAAGAGCATTTCTATAAAAAACATATAGGCAACTGTTCGCTGCTCCATACCCATAATAATTTGTAGTGCAAATTCTTTCTTCCTTCGCTTAATCGTATAGCGATTTACGTAAGAAATCAAAAAAACAAGCAGCATGGCAATCAGCGGTATAATAATTTTCATCTTGCCAGAAAAATAATCCAGATTCATTTGAATAGGTAACCTGCTGTTATAAAACGGACTAGTAATGGAAAGAAATCCATAAAACAAACCCACAGAAAGAACCATGGTCAGCAGATAAATTAAATAATCCTTTGCGGAACGTTTTACATTTCTCAGAGCTAATTTAACGTACATCGGACAGGTCACCTCCCAGCAGTGTCATCACAT is a genomic window of Acidilutibacter cellobiosedens containing:
- a CDS encoding FtsX-like permease family protein — translated: MYVKLALRNVKRSAKDYLIYLLTMVLSVGLFYGFLSITSPFYNSRLPIQMNLDYFSGKMKIIIPLIAMLLVFLISYVNRYTIKRRKKEFALQIIMGMEQRTVAYMFFIEMLLMGLIAVVMGILFGTLLSQIVSAIIMASFGESYHFYFSIFPDTILWTLTFFTALFIIIGFGNVHVIRKQKVIDMLHDSYNTESTVTIKDMLFSSVILSSALAICILLLCFIKIIPFWNQFGQRAMKLVAACTFGTIIFLICAAIFVVTTCKMKREGSLVAALLSVTGLATGIFLLQMQGLIDDMLRMGMISGGIYNFVPPVLSMGMVIFSLVAFFCCISWMVVLAKKKSKKFRFQNLFLLGQIISKLKTNSKTMAILTCVFMSSLVLLGWMPTYTAQADGYLKVRSIYDVQIFSAYTRVDNINDLPKAEMDYSYIDTYLAKGGYEVAGTANVETYFLKDSDFNIRIENYMPVLGISLSDYNSLLRLSGHEEISLPKNSFAVAWSNTALSDEIRQFNKLHTQIRAGECTLTKAKGADYQINVGMGIFTSRMKAVYILPDSVCNTLTLGTTYYAANTTEPLSYDFAVNMDNEVSHWLNDTGIIPKDSGYVRLKTLQLNEGISNSLMLRLGGTYTSLVLIVICLTILALQQLTDATEHKKRFEIIGKLGVDKKQISRYIRQQMSVWFGIPILVAFCGSGAVFAYLSKANYREYIPYVTEHQVFTNILNIYGIFILVFICYLSVTYTLFKRNVIS